A single window of Methanoregula sp. DNA harbors:
- the hypC gene encoding HypC/HybG/HupF family hydrogenase formation chaperone — MCVAVPAEVLEIKEGNIGIVDYGDLKQEVRLDLVDVKVGEYVLVHVGFAIQRLSREEGLETREVFRQVYAALEE; from the coding sequence ATGTGTGTGGCAGTTCCCGCTGAAGTACTGGAGATTAAAGAGGGGAATATCGGGATCGTGGACTATGGAGACCTTAAGCAGGAAGTCCGGCTCGATCTTGTCGATGTAAAAGTCGGCGAATATGTTCTTGTCCATGTTGGTTTTGCTATCCAGCGGCTCTCCCGCGAAGAGGGGCTGGAAACCCGGGAAGTGTTCCGTCAGGTGTACGCTGCACTGGAGGAGTGA
- the hypE gene encoding hydrogenase expression/formation protein HypE, which translates to MKVTLMHGAGGEAMGELLRTLTKFSHNNAGGIGLEALDDGAVIPFNGQNLVFTTDSHVVRPIFFPGGDIGRISVCGTINDLAMMGGRPIALSCGMIIEEGFDVSDLARIVASMDEALGEAGANLVTGDTKVMERGALDGITINTAGIGVADTVIRDNGLQPGDRIIVSGTLGDHGIAIMVHREGFDLGEQIKSDVAPLWGMVDKALASGTIHAMKDPTRGGFASAINEMARKSNVCVRIREEHLPIRKSVQSAAGMLGIDPLEVANEGKVVMGVPSSDVDAVLAALRSHKYGRDAMVVGNVTKGAHVIMETSIGGERFIEPPLGDPVPRVC; encoded by the coding sequence ATGAAGGTCACACTGATGCATGGAGCCGGCGGGGAAGCAATGGGGGAACTGCTTCGGACGCTCACGAAGTTTTCCCATAATAATGCCGGCGGGATTGGGCTCGAGGCGCTTGATGACGGGGCAGTGATCCCGTTCAACGGGCAAAATCTTGTTTTTACAACGGATTCCCATGTTGTCCGCCCGATCTTTTTTCCGGGCGGGGACATTGGCAGGATATCCGTGTGCGGGACAATTAACGATCTTGCGATGATGGGCGGGCGCCCGATCGCGCTCTCCTGCGGCATGATCATAGAAGAAGGTTTTGATGTTTCAGATCTCGCACGGATCGTTGCGTCCATGGATGAAGCGCTCGGGGAAGCGGGTGCAAACCTCGTAACAGGCGATACGAAGGTGATGGAGAGGGGAGCTCTTGACGGGATTACAATTAATACTGCAGGGATTGGTGTTGCGGATACTGTTATACGAGACAATGGCCTGCAGCCCGGTGACAGAATCATCGTTTCCGGCACACTGGGAGATCACGGTATTGCTATCATGGTGCACCGCGAAGGATTTGATCTCGGTGAGCAGATAAAATCAGATGTGGCACCTCTCTGGGGTATGGTAGACAAGGCACTTGCCTCCGGGACAATTCACGCGATGAAGGATCCCACAAGGGGCGGGTTTGCAAGCGCGATTAACGAGATGGCAAGGAAAAGCAACGTGTGTGTCCGGATCCGGGAAGAACATCTCCCGATCCGGAAAAGCGTACAGAGTGCCGCCGGCATGCTCGGCATTGACCCGCTCGAAGTTGCCAACGAGGGAAAGGTTGTTATGGGCGTTCCGTCTTCGGACGTGGATGCAGTTCTTGCTGCCCTTCGTTCACACAAATACGGCAGGGATGCTATGGTTGTGGGTAACGTGACAAAAGGCGCCCACGTAATCATGGAGACATCAATCGGGGGTGAACGTTTTATTGAGCCCCCCCTTGGAGACCCGGTTCCAAGAGTCTGCTAA
- a CDS encoding hydrogenase maturation nickel metallochaperone HypA: protein MHEYSIAYDLYATARKAAIENHADRVNKVCVDVGKMAMVNPDQVIFLFDAIREDDPLFDQTVLECKDVAPETKCSCGYKGNEIFVCPKCGALPELIKGREILVTNIEIEVDDA from the coding sequence ATGCACGAGTACAGCATCGCGTATGACCTCTATGCAACAGCACGCAAAGCCGCAATTGAAAACCATGCGGACCGTGTTAATAAAGTATGCGTGGATGTCGGAAAGATGGCGATGGTAAACCCCGATCAGGTGATCTTCCTTTTTGATGCAATCAGGGAAGATGACCCACTTTTTGACCAAACGGTGCTTGAATGCAAGGATGTGGCACCGGAGACGAAATGTTCCTGCGGATATAAAGGAAATGAAATTTTTGTCTGCCCAAAATGCGGGGCGCTGCCAGAACTGATCAAGGGAAGGGAGATCCTGGTCACAAACATCGAGATCGAGGTCGATGATGCATGA
- a CDS encoding DUF447 family protein, producing MGLLNEGINEVIASTRFNAAPMGVFFRGGRFSMVLFSGSHTARNIESEGWVVANIVQDPVLYVTTAFSDLAQTAFLSVLVNGREMHRLAHADAWQAFDVTIEHRGTESLTALLSPLHEEIISPTVRPVNRGFNSIIEATVHATRYAINRDPSIKRLIDYHAGIVRKCGGKREWEALDLLMNYIR from the coding sequence ATGGGACTCCTGAACGAAGGAATTAACGAAGTAATCGCGAGCACCCGGTTCAATGCCGCACCGATGGGGGTCTTCTTTCGGGGCGGCCGGTTTTCCATGGTGCTTTTCTCCGGCAGCCATACTGCGCGCAATATTGAGAGCGAAGGGTGGGTGGTAGCCAATATAGTCCAGGATCCGGTTTTATATGTCACCACTGCATTTTCTGATCTTGCGCAGACTGCGTTTCTTTCGGTTTTGGTCAACGGGAGGGAGATGCACAGGCTTGCACATGCTGATGCATGGCAGGCATTCGATGTTACGATCGAGCACCGGGGCACTGAATCGTTAACTGCTCTCCTGTCACCATTGCACGAAGAGATTATATCACCCACAGTCCGGCCGGTAAACCGTGGGTTCAACAGCATTATTGAGGCAACGGTCCATGCGACGCGGTATGCGATCAACCGGGACCCGTCAATAAAACGACTGATCGATTATCATGCCGGGATTGTCCGGAAGTGCGGCGGGAAACGCGAATGGGAAGCCCTCGATCTATTAATGAATTATATCAGATAA